TTCTACGGTGTGATACCATCAAAAACAAATACCATAAAAAAATTGCTTAAGCTCAACCGTTGTGATACTTTGATTACAAAAAAAGTCTGAATACTCCCACAATTTCACACACCTGAAACATCAGTCATAAGATCAGAAAATAACATAATTAGCAGCTATTTTCTAACACATAATGTAGATTAAAGGGAACAATTTGAAACAGTAGTACTTAATGCTTAATGCTGTTAATTTGGAGCTGTTTTCAAGTGGGTGTTTAGCATAGTATTTTCAGAGAAAATAATTTCATCAGTCGCAACCTTAATTGAGAATAATATTAAAAAAATCCAGTCGAATCCCAAACAAGAATTAACAGAAACAACAATAATTCCAAATCCAATCACATATGTTTTGGTTATAGGTTCTTGGTGTTTTGAGTTTCCTCAAATCAGTCCATCATAATGACTTCAGTTACTTCTTCTTCTTCTTCTTCTTCGTCATAGCCCCTTAAGCTTCTGGAAATGTTCTTCCTCGCAAACTTATGTAAAGCACGTTCAGTTAATAGTCGAAACTTATCAGAAAACAAATTCTTGGGTTGATCCAGTAGACCATTTTGTTGAGCACGTATCAGAGATGAAGGCTTTTGTCCCTGCAATCAAAGATCGATAACGATTAATAATGCTGTTGCCAACATGTTAAAGGGAGAAACAAAAAGATCAAAACTAGTGAGAGTCACATACATAGTAGTACTCTTCAGCAAACTCGTTTATTATCGCTTCCTTCAGAATCAGAAACCGTCTTTTTATATGATCAGTAACTATGATTTGCGTTTCTTTTACGTTTCCGTTAGCAGTAATGAAACTTGTGTAAGGGCGGTTCAATTCTTTTCGCACGAGCTGGTCGATCCCAAACTCTATGTCAGTAACAATGACAGACCATTTTCCAACCCCGTTCCTACATTTGTCAAGTATGAGAAAGCGGCAAGAGAAACCTGTTCTTTTTTTAATGGTAAGGATCATCGTTGCAAGGTTCTTACTTAGAAACAGCACGCAACAGGATCCTGTCACGTTCATCGTTCGAAAATATTCCTCTTCTGAATCTTAGTGCAGGGAACCTATGGATAATGCCGTCAGAGAAAACGGGGATTGTTGGATGGTCTTTCATAAGTTTCACCTGTGTCAATCAAAACACTGAGAGTTGAGCACAAACAAAACTAATGTTATGTCACACAAGATACATAAGATATAGAGACCACAACCAAAAGTGGAGACTGTATTAAGTTACGGTAAAGACTTAAAATGAAGCAGAAATAGCCAAGAGTATACCACCACAGAATACTGAAACTTGTGAGCCAAGCGACTAGCCCTAACTAATTGTTTTGGTTCATTTGGTAATAAAAATGATAATGAAAACATTCCTTTAACATCCGCATTGATATTAATCCACAGATCAAGATACTTCAACTTCAAGAAGCAAAACTGTGCATGGATCCTAGAAGATAAATCAGATTTTTTCTAAGAGATTATATGATTCCAATATGTAGGTATACCTTCTTTTGAATTAACATCATAACGGCAATTTTGGCAAGTAAATCATGACATATTAGTCCTTCTTTGGGGACTCCATCTGTAGAGATCATTGGGTTAATATCTTTAATAAGATAGCAGACACAACTAATAGAAACATCTAATAAATGGTAACAAACAAATGATCAGAGATGTTATCAATCACCTGAAAAGGTTGGAGAATTAACATCTTTGTCTTCGACGATGTGCTTCAAGAAACGTAATCCATAACTGATAAACAACATATTAGACAAGTCATTAATGAAAATATATCTTTGGCAAAGAAAGAGTGATAAGTTTTTGTAAAGAGAAGAGCATCAATGGCTTAAGTCTGTGTACTTTTTAATTTCATCATAGGTTCTCGGCTTTAAAGGATCAACAAACTCCTTCCAGTCATAGTTGCCAACTCCGTACCTGAAAATTATTCATCAGATGAAAAATGTTCTCAAGGAAGGCACAAACATGTGTGCAGACACTGAGAGACCTTATCAGACAGAAGATGTACCTCTCTAACGTCCTTATAAATCTCTTTCTTTGCAGCTCGTTAAAACCTAACACCTTGAGATATCTCCCTCCTCCTTCTATCAAAGGTATTGGCTCAGAGGTATCTTAACACAAAGAAAAAAGTTACTTAACTGGGAATCTTTAAAATTTATTTGAAAAACATAATTATATACAAAAAACATTATAGTACCGCGAGTCCTTCTATTGTAAGGCCTTTTAGCCATTTGGTTTCCTTGTCTAGCTGCTTCACCATCAATTGGTTTGGGTTCTTCATGAGCAGAGGTCGCTTCTAAACAAGCAAGTTCATTATCTTCAATCATCTAGTAAAATTAACAAGAAGAAACATAATTATATCAAAAATAATTATAGTACCGGGGTTCCTTCTATTGTAAGGCCAATAAGCCATCTGGTTTCCCTGTCCAGCTGCTTCACCATCAGTTTGTTCAGCTTCTTGATAACGAAGCGCATCTTCGCCAAACCTCTAGTAAAGTTAACAAGAAGAGAAATAAGAACACCTTTGCTAAAAGATATAATGACAAATCAGTATCACCTGATGCTACAAGCCCGTAATTGAACTGGTTGGATTAAGAAGAGTATACCTGTTTGTGGTTTCTCTTCCTCTTTCCAAGAACATTGAGCTCCTCAACTTGCTGACTTTCATACTTGTCTTTTAACGAATCTTCCAAGTAGTTTGATGTTGAAGACTTGTTTTCTATAGCGTGTGCTTCCTCTAAGACAGCAGACTCATCATCCAAGTTCTTTCTGAAAAAAAAACACCAAATAATCAATAGTAATACCAATGAATTAACAGCATACTACACAAGACAGTCAATAAAAACATTATATGTTGTGCGCAACAGGTACTTAATGGTAGGCAAATCAAATGAAGAGTCAATTAAGTGAGCAGGAATGATCATTCTTAATTAGCAACATAGAGTTTTCCTAGATCAGATGAAGACAAACCTTTAAATGATGCATTATGTAACAATTGATACAGTATTTAGACAACTATATATAAAAGAAAACATTGAAATAAGAGATCCAACTTTAAATTATAGATCCAGCTTTAATTAGGGATCCAACTTCACTCATTCACAGATCATACCTAACTAGAACGCGATGTTCACTCGTATACGGCTTCAGCGAATTGAACAACTCTGAATTTTTATTTTTCAACCGATGGCCTTCATCAACAATCTAACCAAGAAAAATGATTTATAAGCAACATATGAGGTTTAAAGAAAAGACTGTAAACGTAAACTATCATTATAATAATAAGACAGAACTACCATGCATTTCCACTTGATTGGTTTTAGGATTTCTGTGTCTACGTTGATCATCTCATAAGACGTGAGAATGACATCAAACTTCATCCTCTCCTGTTTGCTTTCTCCATTGATTCCAATCATCTTGTTATGACCTTTTGGGAAGTAAAACTCATGGTCTCTAATAACAGTACGAGCTTGAGAATTACCACAGTACATAACCTGAACAGTAAAACGAAAACATGAACGTCATTCTACTGTAACAAATAAGCATAACACACATGATGTGTATACATACCACATTCATATGTGGTGCCCATGTGGCGAATTCTCTCTCCCAGTTTCTCAAAGTGGAAACGGGAGCAACTACCAAATACGGAGCCAAGTTTTCCTCAAAAAGCGAAGCTAAAAAAGCAATGCTTTGAATTGTTTTGCCTGCAACACCATAAATCTCAATCTTATTAATCTCACGTAAATGAAAAAAAAAGTCTTCTCATAATAGATGAAAAATGTACATTGTCACCAGCTAGGGTGGGATATTATTGAAGACATACGTACCTATCCCCATCTCATCATCAAGGACTGCAAGAGTTCGTTTTGACCATGTAAACCGCAAAAAGTTAAGCCCACTAAGCTGATACGGATTCAATGAGCCTTCAACAACGGATACAGTACCAAACAAGGAGATCAATATATCATAACACTACTACAAAACCATATAATAGTTCAGAGTAGCCTGAGTACCTGTAATAAACTCAGGAGTATGATCAAACTGTTTGAGATCTTCATGACTTCTCTCATGGCCAACATATTTATCTGTGCGACAACCAGAGTTTATATCCTTGAACCTCTGGATTTCGTTTAGGAAGGTTGATATGTCTGATTCAGATTCCCAATAACACTCATCATAAGAAAGTTCTTTGAACTTCACCAGATACTCCTTGCCCCCATCTTCTCCGCTGCATCAACAGCAAAAACCAAGAGTAAAAAACAGATACTCCTGAATTTCCATGAATAAACAAAAAGAAAAGAGTTCCATCACTTAACCGGCAATCTATAACCCGGTCAACAGTGGTCCACTCAGGATGAATGGCAACAAAATCATCTCCATTTTTACTCATTGACTCCATCGCAGAATGAAATCTGATCACCCTGAATACTAAACGAGGGTTGAACTTATAGGCCTTCTGGAACTCCTGCGCAGGCACCCTGTGATTGGCAAACCCCAAAAAAGAGAGGAAAATATGATATAAGAAGACAAGAGGCATGCACGACAAAACCACCATGAACATAATACTAAGCATGTTCAAACATAGCATAAAATCATGCGGGAGATACCAAGAGCAGTGTAGGTAAGATAACCCCTTCCACTTCACAAGATATTGTTTCACAACATTATCTGATGAATTCAGATCGTTAGATGCCATAGAACGCATTTGGCAGTCCAAAATCTTCTCCATCTCTGTAAGAGGAGTAACCTACAAGCAATCAGCACATGACTTTATTTATACAAATATATATCATCGATATGTGTGTAATAAATATTCCATATCCAAGTGCATTTTCTTCCCCTAAAATTCATATAGAGAATGTATATTTTTCACATTTAGATAGAGACAAACCGCGTCTCTTTCGGCAAGTCCTTCAATCTGTTCAGTTGTCGGATCCTTGTTTAGATCAAAGTCAGCGTCCTCATCGGAACCATCTACGGTGTAAACTGGTCTACCGTCTGGCCGTTTACGTAGCCTACCAGCCAAGCTAACAATATCTCTGCAAGAAAAAAAAACACAACAACGTTTCTTTTTAATAAACTCAAAAGACAAAAGCGTAACGATCAGCAAGCTCTGAGATTGATCATACAAACAAAAGAACGAGCCAGAGATGTAAGAAAAAATATAATAACATGTGGTAAAGCAGACGTTCATAGCAAAACTCAACTAGCATCTACACCACGACGAGAAGCTAGAGATCATGCCTAATCAACGTGTTAAAAAAATTGTTATGGTGAAAATTCAAAAAACCCTAAGCGGGAAGATCAACGGAAAACTCGGTGATCAAACCCTATCAGAAAATTTTGTCGTCTCAAAAACACAACAACTGTAGATCAGATCGAGGAACTCCAAATTCAGAAATCTAAAGTTAATAATTGTATTGCACTCTTAAGCTAGGTGTAAAAGAACAAAACCAAAAACCATATATTTGCAAACTCAACTTCGACTAAAAGACCCTTTAAGAAAAACGAAGCAGCTAAATCAAAAGCAATTGAAAACTGCAGATCTCTACATATTCAACCATTACAACTCGATCGAGAATAAAACATATATAAAGACGTTAATTCTTGATATTTGAGTTCAGTGCAATAGAGTAAAAGAAAAGGGCGACGGTGAGTAAGAGAGAGGATCGATCGACCTGCGTTTCTCAGACTTTGTTGGCGGAGAAATATCACTGGAACCACATAAAATCGAAGGAGCGTACATAATGCTGCAGATGCAGGAGTTAGGACGTAACCAGATGGTTCTTTACTATCACAGTAACGCCTCTTTGTATGGATAGAGAGAGAGTACCGGTGATTTTTTTTCTTAATCTTATCTTTTTAACGGAATGAATGGTGACTATTCTTTTACCATTTAGTCATGAAAGAATTTTTATCGTCAATATAAAAAAAAATTGTTTATGGTATCTTATTATATAAATTTTGATGTTATATTACGGTCAAACTATGAATTTATATTTAACACTTACATCATCTTACAATTTTGACTAGAATATATACATTTTGGAAAAAAAAATTAGCTATACTTTTGTTTTTAGATTTCTTGTCTGAATTGTTCACCAGAAATAATTAGTCCGCAGATTTACATCGTAAGTATGTTAAATGATTTTGAAAATGAAATGGAAAGTAAATACATGCAAATATGCAATTCAAATGTAGTATAAAGTTTAAGAAGTTGATTAATATGCAATATATTGCAATACTTAGCAAAATTAATTAAATGTGTCGATAACTAGATTTATATCTTAATTTTGAATTTTTTAGTAAGTTATGTCCTTATTTTATTTTCCATTTAAATAATTATTTTATTTTTGCTATTTAAACTTTTATATCTTTATTTACAGGAAACAATAGTAACCGGATTATATATATGTATATATTTACTATGTAGTAAAAAAGAACACAAAAAAGGAAAGGAATCTTTCATAAAAAAATAAAATTCATAATAGCACATAACAAAAATGGTTATATTACTTTTTCTGAGCTGTTTCTTTGTTTTAGCTAAAATATATTGTTTAACTTATTTGATACAATTTTTGTATCAAATATATATACATAAATTATGTCATTGTATATATTTATACTATACTGATATATTGAAGTCGTTGATACTTAATCCCCTAGACATTATTTAAGAAATGATTTGTCGTGTGTCATCACCACATTGATTTTGAAAAAGAAAATAACGATATGGTATACTAACAATAATAACGTGGCTTGAATTTTATTGTAACATAGACATTTACATTTAGTGTTAATTACTATTCTGATAACTTTTTTAGAATATAGTAATAACTCATAAATCATCATTGATAACAATAAATAGTACTCATATTATAGTAGAAATCAAAATATAATAATATTTTACAATTGGCAAAATATAATTTAATACTATTTTTATAGTAATATAATTTTTATTACTAAAACAATTCTTCAAAATTTAATGCAGTTTTGTTTTAAAATTTTAATTTTCTAATTCCAATAACTTTAGTTTCTTTTTGAAATCTTCAAAATTTAATGCAATTTTCTTTTAAAAATGTAATTTTATAATTCCAATAATGTTAGGTTCTTTTTAAAATCTATTTTTTTAGAAATATTTAGTTTTACGTTTTGATAATTATATACCTAACAAAACATTCTATTAATTTTATAGAATTTGATTTAATATATTTTAACTAAAATAAATAGATAACAAAATCTTTTCAATGATATAGTTTTAAATATATAATATATATAATTAAATATAATTTTATTTTATTTTTATTCATTTTTACATATAATTAAATTAAAATTTAAAATTAAATATTGTAAGGAAATAATAAAATTAACAAAATTTATTTTAAAATTAAATATAATTCAAGTTTTTGAATTTTTATTTCTGCGGATATTATGCAATTCCCAATCCATGGATATATCAATCTCGATGGCAGTGACTTGGTATTCGTTGGAAAGTTGATTATACAGAGTTTAATTTATCCCCGTCCACTCTTGAGATTCATATGAGTTCTTCAATAAACTTAATCTTTGAATATATATATATATGTGCTCCAAATGATAATAGAAAGTTTTTTTACGTATAGATCAATGCATTTATGGCATATAAGCCTATAGATACAAACGAACAACGGTTAAACAAGGACATACATTGAAAGTCCGTAAGAACTTTCGACAGTCATCAACGTGTTGGGCTATGCGGAAGACAATGTAGATGTGTCTCTCCTGTGTTATTGTGTTCTATTTGCCAAAGTGCATGCCGGAAAGGAATCTTGATTGTACGTGTGAGTTAAACGCCGGAATAGAATATTTAAAAGCATTCAA
This sequence is a window from Brassica oleracea var. oleracea cultivar TO1000 chromosome C1, BOL, whole genome shotgun sequence. Protein-coding genes within it:
- the LOC106329231 gene encoding CHD3-type chromatin-remodeling factor PICKLE-like, whose product is MIDIVSLAGRLRKRPDGRPVYTVDGSDEDADFDLNKDPTTEQIEGLAERDAVTPLTEMEKILDCQMRSMASNDLNSSDNVVKQYLVKWKGLSYLHCSWVPAQEFQKAYKFNPRLVFRVIRFHSAMESMSKNGDDFVAIHPEWTTVDRVIDCRGEDGGKEYLVKFKELSYDECYWESESDISTFLNEIQRFKDINSGCRTDKYVGHERSHEDLKQFDHTPEFITGSLNPYQLSGLNFLRFTWSKRTLAVLDDEMGIGKTIQSIAFLASLFEENLAPYLVVAPVSTLRNWEREFATWAPHMNVVMYCGNSQARTVIRDHEFYFPKGHNKMIGINGESKQERMKFDVILTSYEMINVDTEILKPIKWKCMIVDEGHRLKNKNSELFNSLKPYTSEHRVLVRKNLDDESAVLEEAHAIENKSSTSNYLEDSLKDKYESQQVEELNVLGKRKRNHKQRFGEDALRYQEAEQTDGEAAGQGNQMAYWPYNRRNPDNELACLEATSAHEEPKPIDGEAARQGNQMAKRPYNRRTRDTSEPIPLIEGGGRYLKVLGFNELQRKRFIRTLERYGVGNYDWKEFVDPLKPRTYDEIKNYGLRFLKHIVEDKDVNSPTFSDGVPKEGLICHDLLAKIAVMMLIQKKVKLMKDHPTIPVFSDGIIHRFPALRFRRGIFSNDERDRILLRAVSKNGVGKWSVIVTDIEFGIDQLVRKELNRPYTSFITANGNVKETQIIVTDHIKRRFLILKEAIINEFAEEYYYGQKPSSLIRAQQNGLLDQPKNLFSDKFRLLTERALHKFARKNISRSLRGYDEEEEEEEVTEVIMMD